The sequence AGCCAGCAGCTGGAGCGGAGGAGAATGATACAAGGATctttatacatatctgtgctatcATGTTTCTTTTATCGTTGCTGGCTACACattaccctgtttacacaggaaaatgTGTGGCTGGCAACAATTAATTTAAAAGCTTGTTCTAAAGACCCGATCACTCGAGGATCTGTGTTTTCCTTGTCCTCAACTGATCGGTGTCACTTTTACAGGGGCCGATTATAGGCCGCTGTAGCGGTTCTAGTAATACCCGCTGCCgttaattggcccgtgtaaaaagCTCTTTAGATATCTTATTGTGATCTGTTTGCCATTCTCATAgtgtgctacaatgtatcagtgctaCTTGATGGCAAACATAGATCGTAAAAAAATTATGGAATTAAAGCTCAAAGTCTATTAGACGTCTACAcaataattacattttatttacaaaGAAAACCTTAAATTCCAGTAATATactcagcactttttttttttttttttaaattttctttcttttattataCTTATATCAAAACAACTTAAAAACATCATAACAAGCCTTTCAAAAGAGGATATACTTTTAACATCAGAGATGGGCTAATAACATATTAACTATTCCCCAGTGAGTCCATTCCAGCCAAAATTAGTGTTATTCCACTAATCATCTCATAACAAAAATGACCAACCCAACGAGAACCCCAttacataaaatataataaacaaatAACCCATACCCTACCCCATACCCTACCCCATATATACACTAGTTCCACAATTTAATCTTGGGGCAGGACAGATCTGGCGCAGCACGGCCTAGCACCCCATATTAACCTAGTTTATGAAGACTAGTTTATCCCTCCAGTGCCCCCCACCTAATTAACCTCTCTCAACACCTTGGGACGCCGACCCCCTCCGCCTTACCCACTGCTATAATCCCTAACAAACCATACTGCTCAttgccctcctccccctcctatccTATTATACCCACTCCCCCTCGGGGTCTTGTCCAGAGCAAGGAGGGCGGCAACCGCATGCGGATTCAGTCATTTCTCATTACGCCACCTATCCCTCATGAAACTCCCATCACTCTTAATCCCTCTTACTATCATAAGGACCCCAAGGGGCTCCTCCCCGACTTGGCTCCCCCTTCTCAGGCGGATACTCAGCACTTTAACCCTTATGTTACCTGCTCATCTCCTGGGCTTTAATAATTCACTTATAGGTAAACGCTCGTCCTGGCACATCACCGAGATTCGAGCCACAGATCTAAAGCGTGGATCCCTATTACTGGAGAAACCCAGCCATAACTTGTACCTAGGCGAATACCACAAGAGCCCAGTGGCCATCAAAGTTTTCAAGGGTCAACAGCTCATAACTCAAGAGTGAGTAAAAATTAAATGAATACGGTTATGTTATGAAAGAGACATAGCACTCATGCTGAATGTTATGTGTATAGCATTTCCAAACACAGTCTATTGTGTTatcaatgtgacagctgtctaGCTACTAATGTGACAGCTACTAATCATTTGAAGACTGACATCCAGCCTTGCAGCAAACAGTAAAGTGACATGGTTCTATTTACCAAACTGAAATGTAGCAAGTTGTGCTAACATCTCTAGTGGTCGATATAAAAAATGCAATGTTCAAGATatgtttttttcatatttatagcAACAATCAACCTGACGTTAacgaaaatagagaaaaaaaaacatttgtatgCTTGTCTTTTTCTAATAACTTCCGCCTGCTATCCAAACTAACATAAGATTTTGCTTTTCCAGTTTTATAATAAAAACCTTCCGGTCTGAGAGTGAAACCATGAAGAAATTTGAGTGTCTCAATATTTTGCGCCTTTATGGAATTTGTGTTGACAATTCAGGTAAGACCAAGGTGACATATGTTGGATTCTGCAGTGACGTGTCCCTAACCTAATTCTTCTCTTCATTGTTGTATTACCAATGGTTTGTATGCTGGTTTTGGCATAAAAAAGGCAAATTTTTGAGCAAtcgttgctaaaaaaaaattgagagcGATGCACAAAAAGTGTAAATGTTTAACAACAGTTTTCTGGTGAAAGAATTGCTAAATTCCCTCTAGTGTCCATAACTAAATTCCCTCCAGTGTCACCCAGTGCACCACTGATTTTGGTCACTGGTCTTATTTCTGATTCCTGAGCTCATTGTACCTTCTCTTACCATTCAGGGACAGACTCCTGCTACTCCCTTGTGATGGAATACTGTGAGAAAGGAACTTTGCGGCAGCTGTTGGAAAGAGAGCCAGACCTTCCATGGGAGCGTCGTATACAAATGGCTCTAGATGCGGCCAGAGCTATCTACCGGTATGTATTTAGCTTCCTGCTTTTGAAGATGACCAAGGTCTCTAGGCCTCTAGGATATTCTAGTCATCTCCAAAACATTTTAATGTTACATTTGgtattatatctatatctatctatctatctatatacacatatatatatatatatatatatatatatatatatatatatatatatatatatgcaggttACATCAGACAGACATGAAGGCTATTCTGCATGGGAGTCTCAGCAGCACCAAATTCCTTGTTGACGGAACTTACTGTGTAAAGGTAACTAATGTCATGTGGCTACATGAGCGTAAAATTTTCCCTTTTCCTCATGAATGCATACACAATATGAAGCCCATTAGCATCCATTTCTACTTACAACACATCTTTTTTTATACTGGGCAGTCATATATTCATGTTCTCCTGCTTCCCCATCTGTAGCTTTCTGGATTTGAGCTTTCAAAGACAGAGTCATCCCTTAGACGACCATCTaatgcagagaggaggaggaagagcagtgAGCTGGTTTATATCGCTCCAGAGTCTTTGCAAGACATCAACGCCTATGACAAACGGAGCGAGATTTACAGGTCAGTGACTGTTATCACCATCACTGCTACACATTACATTGACTGTGCAATATCACCACAAACAGCAGTAGCCTCATTGGTTCAGTTTCAGCTTGAAAGCCCAGCCTATCTTTATGGACATTTCACAATGGTGAAATGAAGCGCTGATGTATTTGCAGGGAAATCACACATGGAAACTGAGAAACTTCTCAAACCTGAAAATTTCTCTGAAAAACCACTTCTGCAACAACTTCCCTTAAACTTCTTTTTCAGACCTTGTGACACGACATATTGTGCAATTGCTTCAGGGTTTTTTGCTGTTACCTATAAATGGGTCACTAGAGCGAGAGATGTCATCATTAATGCATCATTATTGCTGAGTATGTGAAGGGTTCTGTTATAGTAAACCTTGTTGCAATCTCTTGCAGTCTTGGAGTAGTGCTCTATGAGATTGCAACTGGAAAACTACCAATAACTGGTAAGTCCTAacttctcctcctccctgctccaGCCCATCAGGAATTATTGGATGGCACCAGGCCTATAAAGCTGTTTCTTTTGCACCTGTAGGCCTGCCAGTCACAGAGAATAACCAGAGAGTAAATGGTGAACATCTTAGTTCCTGTCCTCCTGTGTTGCATGAACTTATTACAAGCTGCCTGCTGAGAAATCCGTGTGGTCGTCCAACAGCAGGAGGTAACTAGTGACAGGCTCGCTGTGCTCTGCTCATGATCAAAATCATGTAAAACCTGTGCtgtttttagccaaagccagaaatgggttTAAAAGAAATGGGGAATATAaagaaagaattaaaggggtgttccactgAAACAAAGCTTTTCATATATGGAcatagagagaaaggagcgctgcacttcacacctatggctgacactaatgcctctcggttacatttaaaaaccaatgccagggtgctggtatataatttgatcaaaccagcttttcatatgttgctgcccatggtgtgacagttcattccatacttgtttttatctatgtagtctccttctcccagttctgagctgctgctttttgtgtgagcttttctcaccatctcctccttctccctcctcccttctgaaatggctaatgtaaacaagtccctatctgcaactccaCGCTATCTAGGCATCAGGTGGAACTAGTCATAGCTGTCTGTCTGTCAGTGCACTCTGTGGTTCACAAGAAAAAAGGAGGCTTCTATGTACTGGCAGCATGTCACATAGCCTCTCCTCCAATTACCCACACAGAGCgtgctgacagacagagagccatgacttGTTTCGCCCTGATGCCTAGATAGCAGGGATTTGCATACCCCGCACGCTGGAATAAACAACTTCTTTCCTGAATCTGTTACTAAAGAAGACAGATAATATATAATAGGAAAGAGTATTAGCAAATCGTTTGGGCACTGCAGTTATCTTTATCTGTAAAGTCTcagtgtcaggacagggaggtacgaacaaaacaagacagtgggccctgagtctgaacccccccactgtccctacctacttgcctcagttgaccctaggcggccgtggacaaccacaaaggcattCCCTACGGTGTATAAGTGGAACACtcaacaggacagacaaacaaacacaatagcggatggtgaacaagccaagtcaaaaccacacggacaacacagtacaaaaacagcaatacAATCGGATAGACAAAGGTCAGGGGATAGGtcggataacaagtcgagcagtcagagggaattaggaagggAATTACAGGAGTAGAtacagggaagctgggatccaGGTATGAAGCGAAATAGCCAGAgtagaagtgagcagctagctgttatttatccaggatcagaggctaggtccagcagctgattggaccagccctgatcccagcaccaagttcagctgaagCATTAAAATCCTGCAGAGCTCAGGTTAACTCCTGCATCGCTGGATGAAAAGCAATCAGGTGTGTCACAACAAACCAGgcgcagttcacaccaggctactgcacattcctgacacccaGTAATAGGTTCCCCTTAATGGGGGCTTCTCAGGTGCAATTCACgttttaaactgctgacactgttaaggccctattacacggccaggtattgaggagcaagtgagcaccaaACTGTCAGGTCAGAacttgcttgcttgctcctcattccctgtttgctgtctgtgctattaaacacacacacatcaggCGGGGGCCATGGGAAggagcgggaggggctgcccagacaatctttaGAACGtttgggtggcccatagaagacagtggtggtctgatgccgccgctcctattacttttttttttttaaatgacactaaggggtcattcacctgtcctggtcagggccgccatcagggcagtattggtggtacagctgtaaggggcccgggctaaaactagcatccaggggggcccggcagtCCAGCCTACCTGTATGtaagctcctgacagctgtaccgcacaggcaggaagacacagggcctcctcctcactctcccagggccccctcctcttcctcactcccccgggcccctcccccgccccacACAACCTTCTCTGGCAGCTTTCTCCTGTACTGCGATGTccgaggagaagggggaggggcccggagccgctgtgtgaggaccaGGAGGAAAACAGGAAGCACgtgggtcctggagcttcccaGCAAGtaagtgtagatgtgtgtgtaatcATGTGTGctggggatgatgtgtgcatgtgtgctgggggggatgatgtgtgcatgtgtgctgggggggatgatgtgtgcatgtgtgctggggggggggatgatgtgtgctgggggggggatgatgtgtgctgggggggatgatgtgtgctgggaggatgatgtgtgctgggggggatgtgtgctggggggatgatgtgtgcatgtgtgctgggggggatgatgtgtgctggggggatgatatgtgcatgtgtgctgggggggatgatgtgtgctgggggggatgatgtgtgcatgtgtgctgggggggatgatgtgtgctggggggatgatgtgtgcatgtgtgctggggggggatgatgtgtgctgggggggatgatgtgtgcatgtgtgctgggggggatgatgtgtgctggggggatgatgtgtgcatgtgtgctgggggggatgatatgtgcatgtgtgctggggggggatgatgtgtgctgtgggggatgatgtgtgcatgtgtgctgggggggatgatgtgtgctggggggatgatgtgtgcatgtgtgctgggggggatgatgtgtgctggaagggatgatgtgtgctggggggatgatgtgtgcatgtgtgctgggggggatgatgtgtgctgggggggatgatgtgtgctgggggggatgatgtgtgctggggggatgatgtgtgctggggggatgatgtgtgcatgtgtgctgggggggatgatgtgtgctgggggggatgatgtgtgctgggggggatgatgtgtgctgggggggatgatgtgtgctgggggggatgatgtatgctgggggggatgatgtgtgctggaagggatgatgtgtgcatgtgtgctggggggatgatgtgtgctgggggggatgatgtgtgctggggggatgatgtgtgcatgtgtgctggggtggatgatgtgtgcatgtgtgctggggaggatgatgtgtgctggggggatgatgtgtgctgggggaatgatgtgtgcatgtgtgctggggggatgatgtgtgctggggggggatgtgtgctgggggggatgatgtgtgcatgtgtgctgggggggatgatgtgtgcttggggggatgatgtgtgcatgtgtgctgggggggatgatgtgtgctggggggatgatgtgtgcatgtgtgctggggggatgatgtatgctgggggggatgatgtatgctggggggatgatgtgtgctgggggggatgatgtgtgctggggggatgatgtgtgctggggggatgatgtgtgctggggggggatgatgtgtgctgggggggatgatgtgtgcatgtgtgctggggggatgatgtgtgctgggggggatgatgtgtgctggggggatgatgtgtgcatgtgtgctgggg is a genomic window of Dendropsophus ebraccatus isolate aDenEbr1 chromosome 4, aDenEbr1.pat, whole genome shotgun sequence containing:
- the MLKL gene encoding mixed lineage kinase domain-like protein isoform X1; this encodes MEVLGQVLDIAQTIYGLCDQASSNKQQCCRLKKRIQMLLVASEALQRQKDKSDQLLVVMKELQVTLDNAKCWVIKYSHQAWWKRILQANGIKEEFELINDRLGDAAEQVSLLLAVEHRKQFFHFFTENTRKRQNQRDIDEDLKELKNYLTSEFTENAKNVEDGMNKILSEIAAVKSVCKRSSWHITEIRATDLKRGSLLLEKPSHNLYLGEYHKSPVAIKVFKGQQLITQDFIIKTFRSESETMKKFECLNILRLYGICVDNSGTDSCYSLVMEYCEKGTLRQLLEREPDLPWERRIQMALDAARAIYRLHQTDMKAILHGSLSSTKFLVDGTYCVKLSGFELSKTESSLRRPSNAERRRKSSELVYIAPESLQDINAYDKRSEIYSLGVVLYEIATGKLPITGLPVTENNQRVNGEHLSSCPPVLHELITSCLLRNPCGRPTAGVIVDLLIAHLNKSES
- the MLKL gene encoding mixed lineage kinase domain-like protein isoform X2, with product MEVLGQVLDIAQTIYGLCDQASSNKQQCCRLKKRIQMLLVASEALQRQKDKSDQLLVVMKELQVTLDNAKCWVIKYSHQAWWKRILQANGIKEEFELINDRLGDAAEQVSLLLAVEHRKQFFHFFTENTRKRQNQRDIDEDLKELKNYLTKNAKNVEDGMNKILSEIAAVKSVCKRSSWHITEIRATDLKRGSLLLEKPSHNLYLGEYHKSPVAIKVFKGQQLITQDFIIKTFRSESETMKKFECLNILRLYGICVDNSGTDSCYSLVMEYCEKGTLRQLLEREPDLPWERRIQMALDAARAIYRLHQTDMKAILHGSLSSTKFLVDGTYCVKLSGFELSKTESSLRRPSNAERRRKSSELVYIAPESLQDINAYDKRSEIYSLGVVLYEIATGKLPITGLPVTENNQRVNGEHLSSCPPVLHELITSCLLRNPCGRPTAGVIVDLLIAHLNKSES